A single region of the Azotosporobacter soli genome encodes:
- a CDS encoding response regulator has product MAVSVAKKPIVLIVDDEPGSVKILLELLRFDYRIRVANDGEKALKIVFAEEKPDLILLDVMMPRLDGYEVCRKIKADVRTKHIPVIFITEKNAEVDELKGFEAGAVDYVAKPFRADAVKARVRAHIRLLGPRLSGQDDTVITRLLKRKNSSSDTLPTCSDSQIKCLGKFEVCSAADNTSLKWRTAKIKELFAFLLNHQGAFMPRDVIIESLWPEHNFDTVGNNLHTTVYRLKKIVKEAGLNISIEFSNGSYKMSVGKDIHCDASSFELFALQNKTIDVGNLPEFEQAADLYQGDYLAGSDYAWCSAKRNRLQECYASLIKLLVRYYIDVQQYKKAEYALLKCIEHLPYDEDAYESLLWVCFLQGDRAALVKYYQQLELTLKDELGIDPQAALKNLYERCMNDFGKCPV; this is encoded by the coding sequence GTGGCTGTTAGTGTTGCGAAAAAGCCGATAGTACTGATTGTCGATGACGAACCGGGAAGCGTCAAAATACTTCTGGAACTGCTGCGTTTTGATTACCGTATTCGCGTCGCCAATGACGGAGAAAAGGCGCTCAAAATCGTCTTCGCAGAAGAAAAACCGGATTTGATATTGCTGGATGTCATGATGCCAAGGCTGGATGGCTATGAAGTGTGTCGGAAAATAAAGGCGGATGTGCGGACGAAACACATACCGGTAATATTCATAACGGAGAAAAACGCTGAAGTGGATGAGCTAAAGGGATTTGAGGCGGGAGCGGTCGATTATGTGGCAAAACCATTCCGGGCAGATGCCGTAAAGGCCAGGGTGCGGGCCCACATCAGGTTGCTTGGCCCCCGGCTGTCGGGACAGGATGATACCGTGATTACCAGGCTGCTAAAACGAAAGAATTCGTCTTCGGATACTTTACCGACTTGCAGCGACAGCCAAATAAAATGTCTCGGTAAGTTTGAAGTATGCTCTGCTGCCGATAACACTTCGCTAAAATGGCGCACTGCGAAGATAAAGGAACTATTCGCATTCCTTCTAAATCATCAGGGGGCATTTATGCCGAGGGATGTGATTATTGAGAGCTTATGGCCCGAGCATAATTTCGATACGGTGGGTAATAACTTGCATACGACGGTGTATAGGCTGAAAAAAATCGTAAAAGAAGCCGGTCTCAATATTTCCATAGAATTTTCCAACGGTTCATATAAAATGAGTGTAGGTAAGGATATCCATTGTGATGCCAGTAGTTTTGAGCTGTTTGCTCTCCAAAATAAAACGATCGACGTAGGCAATTTGCCGGAATTTGAACAAGCCGCTGACCTGTATCAGGGAGACTATCTTGCGGGTAGCGATTATGCATGGTGTTCGGCAAAAAGGAACAGGCTGCAGGAATGCTACGCTTCCCTGATAAAACTTCTGGTCAGATACTATATTGACGTGCAGCAGTATAAAAAAGCGGAGTATGCGCTGCTTAAATGCATTGAGCATCTGCCCTATGATGAAGATGCTTATGAATCATTGTTGTGGGTCTGCTTTTTACAAGGAGACAGAGCTGCGTTGGTGAAATATTATCAGCAATTGGAACTCACGTTGAAAGATGAATTGGGTATTGATCCCCAGGCTGCACTAAAGAATTTATACGAAAGATGCATGAATGATTTTGGCAAATGCCCAGTCTAA
- a CDS encoding Hpt domain-containing protein translates to MVKPEERNEGAVVALVDDYYQHLREKDKGLPEFLPGLDIAAGLKRIEGNTWLYRQLLIDFARRYSMVTEKIAEHIKKDDFPEAERIVHTLKGVAGNIAAGEMRKTAAELEAAIANRNSSAYEPLLHRLEQHVRILLEGIKKSGLLKTENVPVDAKPLATAQVAVVLTKMHKLLAENDPDAEKFLEYMREILQGPLFAKEMAELETHLGNYDFELALIPLRKIAGCLNIIVEE, encoded by the coding sequence ATGGTAAAACCTGAAGAGCGCAATGAAGGAGCGGTAGTTGCCTTGGTAGATGACTATTATCAACACTTGCGGGAAAAAGATAAAGGCCTTCCGGAATTTTTACCGGGACTGGATATTGCGGCAGGTTTGAAAAGAATAGAGGGTAATACCTGGTTATACCGGCAACTATTGATTGATTTTGCCCGGAGATACAGTATGGTGACGGAAAAAATAGCAGAACATATCAAAAAAGATGATTTTCCGGAAGCCGAGCGGATTGTCCATACGCTAAAGGGCGTTGCCGGAAATATAGCGGCGGGTGAAATGCGAAAGACCGCAGCGGAGCTGGAAGCAGCAATAGCTAATAGAAACAGTTCGGCTTATGAGCCCTTGCTGCATCGCCTTGAACAGCATGTGCGGATACTGCTGGAAGGCATAAAGAAATCAGGACTGCTAAAAACGGAGAACGTCCCCGTTGACGCAAAGCCGCTTGCTACGGCTCAAGTTGCTGTTGTCCTGACTAAAATGCATAAATTGCTTGCCGAAAATGACCCCGATGCGGAAAAATTTCTGGAATATATGAGGGAAATACTTCAAGGCCCGCTGTTTGCAAAAGAAATGGCGGAATTGGAGACGCATTTAGGAAATTATGATTTTGAGTTGGCGTTAATACCGCTACGGAAGATAGCCGGTTGTTTAAATATAATCGTGGAGGAATGA
- a CDS encoding response regulator, which translates to MTKQTLLIVDDEPGNIKILVELLRAEYNIRIANHGEKALKIVLAEEAPDLVLLDITMPGLDGYEVCRRISGNSRDKIPVILISGKNSEADKEKGFEAGAVDYVIKPFCAEDLKICVQTHIKAAHIDS; encoded by the coding sequence ATGACGAAACAGACGCTACTGATCGTCGATGACGAACCGGGAAATATTAAAATACTGGTGGAATTATTGCGTGCGGAGTATAACATTCGCATTGCCAATCATGGCGAGAAGGCGCTCAAAATTGTCTTGGCGGAGGAAGCACCTGATTTGGTGCTGCTTGATATTACGATGCCCGGCCTGGATGGTTACGAGGTGTGCCGCAGGATAAGCGGGAATTCCCGCGATAAAATACCGGTGATACTTATCAGCGGAAAAAACAGTGAAGCGGATAAGGAAAAAGGCTTTGAAGCCGGCGCTGTAGACTATGTGATCAAACCGTTCTGCGCAGAAGATTTAAAGATTTGTGTACAAACCCATATAAAAGCAGCGCATATTGATAGTTAA
- a CDS encoding ShlB/FhaC/HecB family hemolysin secretion/activation protein produces MKENTILRKIAQALLLALLLPAYAFAAQPDSGGQTPAQADVEKAVQSIADKTLGKIVIQGNKLATEQGVLTTLPALRAGEKLDVNELANEILLANENGTRQITVDLHPTGETSLDAYVTVREGRADRFALDIDNTGNDSTGRWRTRLSYINGNIGGTGQIGVFSYATSPSNSSAIKQFGAYYNLPLPRAKDNLYITASYSDSNAGRILSGAGYSIDAAGQGSSFGVHYVHNLRRTATERRSLDFGIDARQYKNDINLNVFNTPLGIGTDVGTLPLSISYQAQNLRANTMTAYSLGYVRNIATGGQNSTEQYDQYRLGTSANYQIWRGAYQYQHRFANNWLANVAVTGQYTGERLVNPEQLGLGGARSLRGLDERELSGDRGVQGSFELYTPEIARGQRLLLFVDAGYLNNVSPQSGDLSSVTAASCGIGWRANWDNGYSAAFDYGYVVSSTVDKYKNNKKFHCLLSKTF; encoded by the coding sequence GTGAAAGAAAATACCATTTTGCGCAAAATTGCGCAGGCGTTGTTGCTTGCGCTGCTCTTGCCAGCGTACGCTTTCGCTGCCCAACCAGATTCTGGCGGACAGACGCCGGCACAGGCCGATGTGGAAAAAGCGGTGCAAAGCATTGCCGACAAAACGCTTGGAAAAATCGTTATTCAGGGGAACAAACTAGCGACGGAACAGGGCGTCTTAACCACGCTGCCTGCTCTGCGCGCAGGGGAAAAATTGGATGTGAACGAGCTGGCCAATGAAATCCTGCTGGCCAATGAAAACGGCACGCGTCAGATCACGGTGGATTTGCATCCGACCGGCGAAACATCGCTTGATGCCTATGTGACCGTTCGGGAAGGGCGCGCCGATCGGTTTGCGCTGGATATTGACAATACAGGCAACGATTCTACCGGAAGATGGCGTACCCGCTTGTCGTACATCAATGGAAACATCGGCGGCACAGGGCAGATCGGCGTGTTCAGTTATGCAACCTCGCCCAGCAATTCCAGCGCAATCAAACAATTTGGCGCATATTACAACCTTCCGCTGCCGCGGGCCAAGGACAACCTGTATATTACCGCCAGCTACTCCGATTCCAATGCGGGACGGATTTTAAGCGGAGCAGGCTACAGCATTGACGCGGCAGGACAAGGAAGCAGTTTTGGCGTACACTACGTCCATAATTTGCGCAGGACGGCTACCGAACGGCGATCACTGGATTTTGGCATCGACGCACGACAATACAAAAACGATATTAATTTGAACGTATTCAATACGCCGCTCGGCATCGGCACGGATGTCGGCACATTGCCGCTCAGTATATCCTATCAGGCGCAGAATTTGCGCGCTAACACGATGACGGCCTATTCACTGGGCTATGTGCGCAATATTGCGACCGGCGGCCAAAACAGCACCGAGCAATATGACCAGTATCGTTTAGGCACATCCGCCAATTATCAAATTTGGCGCGGCGCTTATCAGTACCAACACCGCTTTGCCAATAACTGGCTGGCCAATGTGGCCGTTACGGGCCAGTATACCGGCGAACGGCTGGTCAATCCCGAACAGCTTGGCCTGGGCGGCGCGCGTTCGTTGCGCGGTTTGGATGAACGGGAGCTCAGCGGCGACCGCGGCGTGCAGGGCAGCTTTGAACTGTATACGCCGGAAATCGCCAGAGGACAACGCTTGTTGCTGTTCGTTGATGCCGGATATTTAAATAACGTCAGTCCGCAAAGCGGCGACTTGAGCAGCGTTACGGCGGCCAGCTGCGGTATCGGCTGGCGCGCCAATTGGGACAACGGCTACAGCGCAGCGTTTGACTATGGCTACGTCGTAAGCAGCACGGTCGATAAATACAAGAACAATAAAAAATTCCACTGTTTGTTGTCAAAAACATTTTAG
- a CDS encoding histidine phosphatase family protein, which yields MKLGLVRHFKVECAHDVWLSATEFRRWAAAYDLAPIRANERQVDPAEWDRCYCSDLPRAVETARILYDGPTTPLALLREVRIAPVCESALPLPFLFWMTAGRIAWWANFASQPESRAQTRRRVTRFLSELPSSGNLLIVSHGFLMAEMQRQLLADGFSGDSFTRAENGKLYRFER from the coding sequence ATGAAGCTTGGCTTGGTCAGGCATTTCAAAGTGGAGTGCGCGCATGACGTTTGGTTGTCGGCAACCGAGTTCCGTCGCTGGGCCGCAGCCTATGATCTTGCGCCGATTCGAGCGAATGAAAGGCAAGTCGATCCGGCGGAATGGGATCGCTGTTATTGCAGCGATCTGCCGCGCGCGGTAGAGACGGCCCGCATCTTATATGACGGACCGACTACGCCGCTCGCTTTGCTGCGCGAAGTGCGGATCGCGCCGGTCTGCGAGAGCGCTTTGCCGCTGCCGTTTCTCTTTTGGATGACCGCCGGGCGGATCGCCTGGTGGGCTAACTTTGCATCACAGCCGGAAAGCCGCGCCCAGACGCGCCGGCGCGTTACGCGTTTTCTTTCTGAGCTGCCTTCAAGCGGAAATCTGCTGATCGTAAGTCATGGCTTTTTAATGGCCGAAATGCAACGACAGTTATTGGCCGACGGTTTTTCCGGTGATTCGTTTACGCGGGCGGAGAACGGAAAACTGTATCGCTTTGAACGTTAA